Part of the Cryptosporangium arvum DSM 44712 genome, AAAGTAAGTGTCTATACTCGCGGCATGACACAGCTTCCGATCAGGCCTTCGCCCGAGGGGGCTGCCGCCGAGTGCAGGCGGGTCCAGTCAGTGCTTGACACGGTGGGTCGCCGCTGGTCCGGCGGCATCATGGTCGCAGCCAGCCGCGGCGCGCGCCGGTTCACGGACTTCCGGCGCGCCGTGCCGGGCATCTCGGACCGCATGCTCTCCCAACGACTCAAGGAGCTGGAGAACCTCGGTCTGCTGAGTCGCACAGTGGTGCCCAGCACCCCGGTGCAGATCCTCTACGAGCCGACCGCGCGCGGCCTGGAGCTGCTGCAGCTCTTGCAGCCCCTCTTCCGATGGGGCGAGAAGCACCTGCCGGCCCTGCCCCCGGACGAGTCCCTGATTCCCACCGAGTCCGAGAAGCCGCGTCGATGATTCGACTGATCCACAGAGAAAGTAGATCTCACCGGCGACTCGTGCCGGGGGAGCCGCTCGGGCGCAGGCCCTTCACGCCATGTCGACGAAAGAACCCTGCTGATCGCCCGTGGGCAATGGGTGGCTGCGGCCAGATCCGTCGCGGCGAGAGCGCGATCACCAGTCGGGTCGGGATCGCACGCGCGCGGGAGAGGCGACGGCGCGCGCGGTCGGCGAACCACCAAGCGCTTTGCGCGTCGGTCTCGGTCGGACCGATCCGGCTGTAGCGGGCGGCGTCGGCCAGCGCGGCCAACGGGCGAACCTCGCCGATCGCCGCAGTGGAGAGCTCGCTCGCCGCGACCAGCACGGACTCGGAGCTCGAGACGATCCGCGGGTCGATCCGGTCTCCTGCGAGAGTCTCGATGAGGTCCTCCCAGGCTCCGGCCGTCCGACCGCGGGGGGACAGCAGGCGGCGGCGCGTCCGCCGGCGCAAGCGGGGCACTACCTGAGCCGCGGTGACGTACGCCGCTGCGAGTATCAGGAGAGCGGCAGTGGCCCAGACGCCGATCGGCCGTGTGGGCGTCGGTGCTGAGCGCAGCCGCGGATTGACGACTTGGGGCACCGACGACGGAGCGAGGGCGTCCGGCCTGGCTGCCGGTGGCGGCGCCGCGGTCGGCAAGGGAACCTCTGCGGGCGCTTCCACTCGGGCCTTCCGGGCCGGCCGTGCGGGGCCGGCTGGCTGCAGTCCGGCCCATCCACCGGCAAGATGCACTTCGGTCCACACCGATACATCGCGAGCGAGGACCGTCGAGCGTCCGCTCGGACAGAATCCGACGACGATCCGACTCGGCACTCCGAGTCGTCGGGCCGCCAACGCCAGCGTCACCGCGAACTGCTCAGTAGTTCCCGATCGCCGGGTCAGGAAGCGGCGAACATCGCCGTACGTGTGGCCGCTCTCCGCGAGGGGATCGTTTCGATAGTCATCGCGCAGTAGCTTCTGCATGGCGACGATTCGTGCGTACGCCGACGTTCCGGGGCTCGCCTCCACGGCGTTGTCGAGCACGTCCGGCAAGCCGGCCGGGAGAGAGAGCGCGTCGGTGGGGCCGGAAGCGGGCCGGGTGTCGGTCGGATCGATCAGAGGCACCGACACCAGGGCGTACGTTCGTCCCCGTTCGACCGGAGCGATGGAGAGAAGGTCGCCCGTTTCGGTGTCCACCGCATCGACACCGCTACGGAGTCGGACCGGGCGATCAAGAGCGGGGAGGAAGGTGCCGCCGAGGCCGGCGATCGTCACTCTCTGCGCAATGCTGACCGGTCCCTCGGTACGTTCCCGGCTGGGCGGCACACCGAGGCCGGCCGGGGTGTAGCTCGTCGTGCCTGCGGTCCAATTCAGGCCGTCGAACCGAGACAGTGTCGTCAGTCGCCAGCACCGTGCTCCCGCCGCGGCCGCGGCGGTGAACAGCACGTCGTTCGGGCGCACGAGCCAGGCGGAGACCCGATCGAGGGGATTGACGTCAGGACGCACCGCAACCGGGAGAGGCAGGACGCTCCGCGGGTCGGCCGGTTCGAGGTGCGTCCCCGCTACCCCGGCCACGGTGGCGACCAGCAAGAGGGCGACGGTTTGGACCGACGCTGCCGTCCGCCGCCCGGCATCGCTGTTGCTGACGATCGCGCAGGCGAAGGCGGCGGCGAGCACCAGCGCGCCGGGCAGGACCGTCGCGAGCGCGTCCTGAGCTGCGGGCGCGGGTAGGGCGACCGCCAGACCGACGGTGAGCAGCGCGGCGGCGGGCACCATCGGAAGGAGGACCGAGCGCGATCGGACCGCCAGGTCCGCGGCCAGTGTGGTGCCCACCCACAGCAGCACGAACGGAACCGCCACCAGGTCCGGACGGGCCGGGGCCGGCAGCGTGATCGCGAACAAGCCGATCCACCCTCCCGTCAGCTCCGCCACCAGGTGACGAGGGCTCGACGAGACCGCCACTGCGAACACCGCCAGGCCGGCCGCTACCAGGGCCATGTGCGACCCGCCGCCCAGCGGTCGGCCCAGTCGTAGCAACGCGATCGCTATCGCTCCGAGAGGCACGACGACAGCGAGGACGAGCGGGACCACCACGTCCGCGAGTTCGAAAACGGCACCGAAGATCGCACCGGCCGCCACCACCCCCGTCGTCGCGGCGCCGATTCGTCCCGCCGCGACCCGGCGAGTCCAGTGCCGAGGAGATGGGCGGGGACTACTCACTGCTGTCCCCGCGTAGCGGCTGCCGCCAACCGCGCCCAACCAGCCAAGGCCGAGCGGAGATCGGCTGCGTCGACGATCGCCCACCGCGCCGACGCGACCGGCAGGTCGGCCGGCCGCACGTCGACCCGGACGACGACTGACCGTCGGCCCGGCGGCACCGCCGTGAGCAGGTCTGATGCCCCGCCGCTTCCCGTCACCACGGTAAACAGACCGGCGGGCCGGAGTGCCGGCACGGCTCGCCCCGGGCTGAGTCCGACGGTCCGGAGAAGCTCGTCGATCGCGTGCGGCGTCCGAGCGGTCTCGCCGGAGACGACCGTCAGCGTCGCCGCCGCGCCGACCCGCCGTGTCGAGTCGAGGATCGACGCGCTCACATCGACGGCCGTCTCGAAGGCGGCGGAGGCGTCCGGCCCACGATAGGCGGCGGGATCCGTGTCGAGCAGGACCTCGATCGAAGGGTCGACCGGATCGACGTTCTGTCGGATCAACAGCGTCCCATCCGCCCGGCGACGGCTGGCCAGCCAGTGCACACGGCGGACGTCGTCGCCGAACTGGTACTCCCGGAGGCTCGCGAAGTTGACGCCACCCTCCTGCCCGCCGAGCTGTCGCGGGGCGTCCGGATTCTGCCGGCCGCGGGCCCGGCCGATCTCCACCGGCAGGATTCTCGGCCCGACCTCGACGGCGACCGGTTCGCCCACCTGCTCTCTCCGGTCGAACAGCCCAAGAAGGTCACGATGGGCGATCGCGGGCGGCCCGATGACCAGTTCGCCTCGCCGGTCGGTCGGGACGTCGATCTCCAGCGGAGCCGCGGCCCGGCCGGAGCCGCGCCGGACCGGGACGACGATCTCCGCGCCGCCGCACGGCACCACCAGGGTGAAGGCGCCGCCGCGCGCGGACCGGCGGGTGACGTGAATCGCCACCCGGACCACTTCGCCGCGCATCACCCGCCCTACCGCGGGGACCAACGAGACACTCGCCCGGCGCCGTGACCGCGCCGTCCACAGGAACGCGACGAGCACGGACACCGACGCTCCGGCCGCGAGCAGCACCACGCCTGGGTATCGCGTCACCAGAGAGATCGTCGCGAGCACAGCGGCGGCCGCGCAGACCTGCGCGCCGTTCCGGGTGATCATCTGACGCTCAATGGACGCCGGTCGGAATCATCGGTGCCGTAGCGAGCGCGTCGTCGAGGACCCGCGCGGGGTCGACGCCGTCCAGTTCGGCCCGGGGCGTCAGCAAGATCCGATGACCGAACACCGGCACGGCGAGGGCACGGATGTCATCGGGGACCACGTAGTCCCGTCCGGCGGCGGCGGCGTAGACCCGAGTTGCCGCGACCATCGCCTTGCCGCCGCGCGGACTGACGCCGAGCGTGACCAACGGATGGTTCCTCGTCGCGTCCGCGATCGTCACGATGTGGGACAGGATGCTGTCGGCGATGTGCGTCGTCTCCGCTTGCCGAATGAGGGCCTGCACCGTCGGCGGATCGAACGGGGGCGCCGCGCCCGTGGCCGACGCCGGAGCTCCGCGCAGCATGCGGACCTCGGCGTCGTGATCGGGATAGCCGAGGTGGATCCTCATCAGGAATCTGTCGAGCTGGGCCTCCGGGAGGGGATAGGTACCCGCCATCTCGACCGGGTTCTGAGTCGCGACGACGACGAACGGACGCGGTACCGGCCGCGGGTCGCGGTCGATCGTCACTTGGCGTTCTTCCATCACCTCGAGCAGCGCCGACTGCGTCTTGGGAGAGGCCCGGTTCACCTCGTCGCACAGCACGATGTTCGCGAAGATCGGTCCCTCCCGGACCTCCTCACCACCTCCCGGATGCAGCACGAGAGTGCCGGTGATGTCGGTCGGGAGGAGGTCCGGCGTGAACTGTATTCGCCCCCAGGTGCCGCCGACCGCGGTCGCCAACGCTCGGGCCAGGGACGTCTTGCCGACTCCGGGAACGTCTTCGATCAGGAGATGCCCCTCCGCAAGAAGGCAGACCAACGCGAGGCGTACGGCGCCGGGCTTCCCGATGATCGTCTCTTCGACCACGTCGGACATTCGCGCGAAAGCCGCCGCGAACGCGGTCGCGGGCCCGACGTCCGAGCCGATCCGTTCACGCCCTCGAAGCCTGTACCGGCCTACCGCCGGGTTCTCGTCGTCCTCCACCGCCACCCCCGCGTCCCCCTGCGCCGCTAGCTGGCATGAGCATGGGCTACCGCCGGCCACCGAGCTGTTCCGCCTCGTAGATCCAGCCGAAAGACGAGGCTGTGGTGTCCGGCAAGGACACCCAGTGCGCACGTTCGGCGGAGCTGCACCTGTTCTCGCGGTCGATCGACGGAACTACCGTGATCGCTGGGGCGTGATCGCCAGGGGGAGCAATGACACCATCGACGCTACGGAACCGCGGTCCACGGTGGCAGATCCTGCTGCGCCTCGGCCTCGTGGCGGCACTGCTGGGAACCGTGTTCGGCGTCGCCGCGCTGGGACGCTCCGGAGAGCTGGCCGGTCTCACCATGCGGTCGGCCACGGCCTGGCTGATCAGCACTCGTCCTGGTCTGGTTACCCGAGTCAACGGTCTCTCCGCCGCCCCGGAGACAGCCATCGCGCTCCCGACCGTGCGCGGCCATGATGCCGACACCGGCCAGATCGGCTCCGCCGTGCTGGTGGCCGATCGGAAGACCGGCGAGGTGACGCGTGTCGACACGGCCGCCCTGCAAGCCGGCCAACCGACGCCGCTCGGTCGTGAGGCGTCCCGGCTGCTCGCCTCCCCGACCGCCGCGGCACTCGTGGATCTTGCCGCCGGAACGGTCACCTGGGTAGATCCCGCAACGGGTACTCCCCGAGGGGAGTCGTCCCCGCTCGGTACCCCGTTCTCCGACGCGGTGATCACGGCGGACGGCACGGTGTGGGTCGTCGCACCTGGGCTTGGGTCGGCGATTCCGCTGCGCTCGTCCGGCGCCGGGAGTCCGGTTCCGGTGGGCGACCCGGGAGAGGCTCTCGGACTGACTCTCCTGGCTGGTCGCCCGGTCGCGGTGGACGCCGCGACCGGCGTGGCGCGGCGAGTCGACACCGCGGACCGCGCTGTGATCGCGCGGCTCCCGGCAGGCGTGGATCCGGTAGCGGCGGCCGGCTCGAACGACGGTTGGAGTCTCGTCGCCGTCGTGGGGAGTCCGACCAGGTTGATCAGCGTCGACGTGCGCTCGGGCCGGACCACGACGATCGCGCTGCCGGGCGTCGACCTCGGCGATCTCGACGAGCCGGTCCTGGCCGGTGGACTGACCTACCTACCCGACCACCGGCGTGGCCGGATCCTGGTGACGGACGGAACCGGCTCGCCACCGCAGAGCGTGCCTGTCACCGGCCACGCCGGCGAGTTGCAGGCTTTCGCGCAGGACGGGCTCGTCTGGGTCAACGCCCCGGCGCGTCCGGAGGCCGTCGTCTTCAGCGGGAGGGTGCACCGGCCGATCCGGAAATACGCGGCCGTCGCCGGATCTCCCGAGCCGACAGCGACGGCCACATCGAGCCAGTCGCCGTCGCCGGAGCCGACGAAGAGCCCTCCGCCGTCGGCACAGTCCAGCGTGGGGCCGACCGCCAGTGCGAGCAGTTCCAAGAGCACGGACTCCTCCGGTTCGGAGCCAGGCAGCTCGCCGACGCCCGACCCGGGGCAGAGCAGCGGTCCGGAGGCCCCGAGTCCCAGCCCGACCGCGGCGCCGCCGGCTTCGCCCGTGCGCTGCGGAGCGACCCTCACCGAGAGCGCGACGCTCGACCACGACCTCGACTGCACGACGTCGATCGGTGTCATCATCGGCGCGAACGACGTGACGCTCGACCTCAACGGTCACACGATCCGCTACACGTCGGGCTTCGCCGGAGACGAGCGGCCGATCGGGATTCGGATCACCGGCGTGCGCGGAACCGAGATCCGCAACGGAAGCGTCCGCGGTTTTCGCGACTACATCGATATCCGGGATGCGCAGGACGTCCTGCTCTCGGGACTCGATCTGGTGGATTTTCGGGTCGGCCTCCGGATCAACGACTCACGTGGAGTCCACCTCGAACGAACTCAGGTCGTCAATGCGGACAACGGTGCGGTCACCGTCGACGTCGCGAACTCCGAGATTCAGGGCACCGACGGCACGAACATCGCCGGCTTCCAAGGAAACTGCTATCAAAGCACCTGCACCATGCTCGACAGCTCGATCGGGCATCGCTACTTCTACATCAACAATGGCAGTACCTTCGTTTTCCGCCGTGGCCAGTTCCTCAACCGCCTCACCGTGGTGTACGAGGGGTGCTCGTTGACCGTCACGGACAGCCGTCTCGGAAGCGGAAACCTGGGCGGAACGGGGGAACGTGTCCTCGAGAACAACACGGGGACCATCAACGACAACTGAGCGGTCCGCCACTACCGCCCCTGAGGGCAGGCCAGACCCTCCGCCGGGACGTCGTGTCCGGTCACCGTCGTCCACTCCGCCGAGGTGAGCTGCCGTCCGGCGACCCGGCAGACGATCGCCGACCACGACTGACGCGCGAGATTCCACCGGGTCAAGTAGCCGTCCGCGGACAACGTCAGCAGTTCCGACGTACCCGGACGAGAAACCACGGTGGTCCGCTGGGCGGACGCGGGCGAGTGCTTCCCCGGTTCGCCCCGCATCGGCAGGGGAAACCCGCCCAGCAGGTAGCCGCTGTCCGCGTCGACGATCTCGACTCCACCGCTGGTCGTCACCCGAGCGAACCAGCGGCCCCCGCGGTCCAGCGCGCGGCCTCCGGCGATCGTGTACTGGGCGGGCCCCACGGGCAGTGTTCGGACAGCCTGTCCGGTGCGCCGCGAATAGATGATCAGCGAGCCGTCCCGGCGAGAGGCGGCGAGGTCACCGCCGGCCGTGAACCACAACGAATCGGGCTCCGGCCCGGTGAGTGTGATGGTGGAGAGTGGCGAGCGCAGGGCGGTCCACTGGATCCGTCCGTCCACGACCTGTGCCACCGACGACCGGTCTGCGGCCACCGCGGCCGCGTCATAGGAGGACGATTCGTTGGAGCCGTTCCGCCAGACGCGGATCCGGGTGCCGTCCACGCGCCGTTCCTCGATCTGCCCGCGGGGCCCCAGGACAGTAAGACTGCGCTCACTTGAGTCGGCCTGCATCGCTCCGAATGGAAAGGCGCTCCCGGCCGGCCTCTCCCATGCGCCGGCCGTGGTGACCGCGCCGCCAGGGCGCCACAGGGCAGGGTCGTACTCAGTGTCGACTCCGAGCACCAGGTGGCCATTCGAGGACACCCAGTCGGGCCGGGCCAGCGCCGTTGTCGAATCGACAGCTCTTCCGGTGGTCAGATCGACCAACGTGGTACGGCTACCGACCAGGACGTCCTTGTCCTCACCGGAGATCGCCGCGAACCGCCCGTTGTCGCTGACCGCTACGTCCGGTGCGGACATCGACTGACGCCGGTTCCAGCTAAAGCTGAATCCCGCCGTGGTTTGGGCCAGTCTTCCCGGTTGCTCCAGGTCCCACAGAACGACCGTCGTTCCGAATGCCGAGATCAGCCGGCGGCTGCCCCCGTAGAACTCGAGTGCACTCGCGCCCGGCACGCCCGACAGCAACTCGGACGATGCCGTGAGACCGTACGGCGCGGCACCTTGTTCGCCGATGCCTGCGACGTGGATCCCGTCGGCACTTGGAACAGCGACGAGCTTGCCATCCGAGCTGACCGCAGTCGCCAACTCGTCTGCCACGCCAGTGTCCGCGTGTGCGGTCTCGGCCGACTTGGTTGCCGCCGTCGCCGTCACCGTGACGCTGCCGTTGATGGAGAACCCGTGGAACTCGCACCCCGCGGAGTAGCTCTCCTGACCTAGGCGAGACACCCAGGGAAAGAGCATTTCTGGGGTGTACGCCGCAATCTGTGAAAGATTGGTACCGCCGTACGTGACCACGCGCCGAAATCCTCCGCACGCACGGACGGTGTCGTCGTCGACGAACCTGAGCCGGCGCAGGGTGAACCCGTTGATGGGTCCGCGCCGGATCTCCTTCCCCGTTGCCGCGTCGTTGATCGTCAGAACGGTGTTGGTGTCACTTACGACCCACGCGACGGCAACGCGCCGCTGTGACGCGGAGAGCCCCACAGCGCCGACAGCAGAGGACCCCCTGATCCGCTGCTGGGACGCACCCTGGGGATGCCACACCACGACGTCGCGGCCCGCTACGGCCACCACGGTCTTTCCGTCGTTCGCCACGACGACCTGACTGATCTGCCGATCACCGGTGTCGGTGGCGCCGATCCGGTTACCCGCTGCGTCCCAGGCGAGCAGCCGACCGTCCCGAAGACCGGCGACGGCCACGCTGCCGTCCGCCGAGCCCGCGACCGCCGACACCTCAGCACCGGTAGGAAGGAAGCGACGCAGGCTTCGGCTGGCCGAGATGACCTGGAACAACGTGGATTGGATCCGCGGATCCCCGGGGCGCAGGCGGTAGGCCTCCACAGCCAAGAGTCCGGCGAGATCCAGACGTGTCGGCAGCTGTGCCTGCGCCGCCGCCGACAGCCGCTGCGCCTCGGTCGCGATCCGTTCCGCGGCCAGGGTGGTCCTCCGGTTGTGCCAGATGAACCCCGTGGCGGTAGCGGCGAGGACGACCGCGACCGCCATCGCGGTGAACGACGCCACTCGCTGGCGCGCGCGTTTGCGGTCGTCGTCGAGCAGGGACGCCATCGGACGTTCTCGCACCGGCGCCAGGATCATCGCCAACCGCTGCCGATCGAATCGTGGACGTCCGTCCACGATCGGGGTGGTGCTCAGATCAACCAGGACACGCTCGCGCGTGAACACACCGTAAAGGTCACGCGGAAGTGCGGTGCTGGACGGAGCGAAGTCACGACCGACCCAGTTGATGGTCCCCGAGGTCCAAGCGACGAGGAGACGAGAGGGATCCCGATTCCGGAGCCACCACTGCACCTCGTGCCGGACCCACCGCGAATTGGCCGATTCCGGGGAGGCGAGCAGAAGGAACCAGTCAGACCGACTCAGCGCTGCCTGGGCGGTGTCGTCCAGTTCGACACCTGCGGCCATGTCGGTCTGATCACGGAAGACCCGCAAGCTCCGCAGGGCCCACCACGGACGCGCGAACCGCTGCAAATCGGTTTGCAGCGCCTCCGCGGTTGTCGAGTCGGCTCCGTGGTTGTACGAGATGAAGAGGTCGTACCAGCGATCGGACCTACTCATGGAGTCCCCCCAAGGACGGCAGGTCGCCAGTTTCGCCAAGCTCGACCAACGGAGTTGTCCGCCGACTGGTTCGTTCACCGCTCCGGACCAGCGTTGCCGCCTCACACGATCGGATGGTCCGACTCGGCTTCAGAGTCAGATTCGCTGGCCGACCAGCAGCGCCGGGGCGGAGATCCGGCGCCGAGCGGTCGGGGTCGTCACGGCGGCAGATGGGAGCGCCCGATGAGTCCCGAGCGAGGAGACCACGCCTTCCGATGTGCTCCCACGCGGTGCGCAGGAATCGGCAGGTGGTCGGTCAGCCAGTGGTCGAGACGATCCGGTGTCGTCGCTGGACCGGGGTAGGCCGTTGCCGGTTCGGTGTCGACACTGTCGGGTATGGAGTTCCTGTGTTATCACCGTGACCGGCCTGGCTCCGGGTCGCTTCGTGACGAGTTGCTCGAAGAGCACTGGGCCTACATGGACCGGTACGGCGCGCGGTTGATCGCCCGCGGGCCGATCCTCACGGGCGACGGGTCCGTGGCGACCGGCAGCCTGCATATCGTCGATCTGCCGAGTGCGGCCGCTGCCCGCGCGTTCGCGTTCGCGTTCGAGGAGCCCAACTACCAGGCCGGTGTGTACCGCGACGTGCTGGTGCGCAGGTGGCGCAACGGCCTGGGACGCAGCATGTGGGAGTTCCCCGGCGGCGCGACCGGCGACAACCGCTATCTGGTGCTGGCCTTCGGCGCGGGGCGCGCGGTCGATCTGGCGCTGCCGGCTCCGGTGGACCAGTTGATCGCCTATGGGCCGATGCTGTCGGACGACGGTGTGAACTGGCTCGGAACCGCGATGCTGGTGCGGTTGCCCGATCAGGAATCGGCTCGTGCGCTTCTCTCTCCGGAGCATTACGCCGAGATCGAGGTGCACGACTGGCAATTCGGAGGGCGGCGCCAGGAGTAGGTTCCGCTGCCACCCTCGGGTTCGACCGAGGCGGCAGCGTGCGACCAACGAAACGGGCCGCTCGCAGCTCTCCGCTGTGAGCGGCCCGTTTGCCGAGGCGTGGCGGGTGAGGTGTCAGTCCGCGAGGAGACCGGCTTCCTGGGCGGCGCCGTACACCTGCTCGGCCGCGTCGATCAGTTCCTTCAGGTCGCTGAACCCGTACGGCAAGGTCAGGTACACGTGCTCGACGCCGCCTGCGGCGAGTTCGGCCAGGTCCTCCATCAGCTGCGCCGGGCTTCCCGCGTACGGCGCCCGCTCCGCCGACGACACCTCGGCCAGGCTGGTGTAGCCGACCTGGGTGATGCACGGCAGTTCGGCGCCCGCCGAGTCGCGGAGCCGGGACAACATCTCGGTGGTCTGGGCCGGCGACAGTCCGGTCGGCAGCCATCCGAGCCCACGCTTCGCGATCCGTCGGAGTGCCGGTTCGCTGATCCCACCGAGGAAGATCGGCAGCTCGCCGGTCGGTTTGGGGTTGATGTAGGCGGGAGGGAGACGGAACGTCGTCCCTTCGACGGAGACGGGGTCCGCGGCCCAGACGGTCGCGGCGACGTCGAGGAATTCGTCCAGGGCCGCGCCGCGCTCGGTGATCGGCCGGGGCGCGACGGCGTCGAACTCGTCGATCGACCATCCCGAGCCGAGCCCGGCGATCAGCCGGCCACCGGACGCGACGTCGAGCGAAGCAATGGACTTGGCCAGTTGGACCGGGTTGTGCAGTGGAGCGACCAGCACCCCGGTGCCCAACGCGACCCGCGTGGTGACCGCAGCCGCCTGCGCCAGCGTGACGAACGGGTCCGTGGTCCGCTGGTAGAGATCGGGCCACGGCAGGTCAGGGAAGCCGTACAAGCCGTGGGCGCCACTCTGGTCGGTCGGCGTGAGCACCCGTTCGAACACCCAGAGGGAGGCGTACCCGATGCGCTCCGCCTCGCGCGCGAAGGCGGGAACATCCTTCGCCAAGTCGTATGGGATGGCTTGGGGAAGGCTGAGGCCGAGCTTGAGCGGCACGAAGAACTCCTTCGGTGAGACGGCGAGGGGCTTACCTGTGGGCGCCACCGCCGGTTCGCCCAGCCTGACCGGGGACTCGTGGGCCCTCGGGCCGACGGCTGGGCGAGCCGCGTGGCGCCTACTACGTCTACATCGGAGGGAAATCGGGCGCGAACCCGGGCCGTGACGTCGTGATGCCGACGCCTACGGCGGCCGTCGCCACGTCGCGTGGGACTCCGCCGTCACGGTGCGGGGCGCCTCGGCGCACTCGGTGGAACCGGCCGCGGCGAGTCGCCGTCGACCGCGCCGTGGTGCTCAGTTTCCCCAGAAGATGTAGTTGGCGTTGTAGGGGACGCTGATCTTCTGACCGTCGGTGCACGCGGTGGTGGGGGCCACGCCGCCGAAGGTGTTCATCCGCTGGATGTGGGTGACGGTGCTGAAGAGGCCCTGACCGGAGTGTGTCTTGACCTCCAGGAGCAGCTCCGGGATGGATCCGGGCACCGGGGAACTCGCCACCGGCGCGGCGTTGATCAGCGAGCCGTCCGACTCGGACTGCCAGCTCGGACCGGCGAAGTGATGAACCTTGCGGTTGGCGCCGTCGAAGAGCCGTGCCTCCGGAACCGACGAGCCGCTGAACTTGCCCGCCGTGCAGGTGTAGGTCTGCGTCCCGCTGCCGACCACGAACTGCCCGAGGATCTTGAGGCCGTTCGGTGGCTGCAGGGAGGGAGGTTCGGCCGCGGAGGCTGGGGACGCGCTCGTGGATACACCGGCTGTGACGATCGCCGCGGCGGCAGCGGCGATCGCAATCTTCCTACTGAGCGTACGCATATTTCGTACTACGCATCGAAGTCGGCGCTGGTTCAGCTCGAAAGAGCGGAAACCGACGGTCTCCGCCGCACCCGCCGGCGTCAGCGCCATCGGCCCGATCGGCTCCTCCGGGCAGCCGCCGGTGCGGCCACTGGCCGGAGGAGCCCGCGCCTCCGAGCGGCCCAGCGTGGCGCCAGCGGACCGACGCCGCGAGGGGAGTGTGTTCGATGAGGTGGCTCGCACAGCAGCACAAGGCGATCTTGGTGATCAGATTGTTCATGGTGGCCGTATTCGTGATGTGCGGCTCGGTCAAGCTGGCCGGTGGCCAGTTCTACGGCTAGTCCTCGGTCTACGGACGTGTGACTGGCCTGTTCGAGTTGCTCCCGGCCATCATGCTGCTTTTCGGCCGAACATCGTTGGTTGGTGCCGGGGCATTGTTCGCGGTAGGTCCGAACATCACGGCGATGGATTTCGCCTTTGGTTTCCCGGCGGTGAAATACTTCACGCTGTTCTACACGGTGCTGACCGTGGTACTGGTGTTGCTGGAAAAGGAAAAACTATCGGTGTTGTCGGGTCCCCCCGGACGAAGTGAACCGGAAGCCGACGACGTCACCGCCCACTGTCGACCCAGACCTGGTTCACCCGGACGTACAGCACCTCGAACCCGGCCCTGATCATGTTGTTCAGCGACGGGTTCGTGCCCTCGACCGGCGGGACGTACGTCTCCGCGACCAGCACCTCGCAACCGGCCGTCTCGGCCGCGGCGGCCCGGGCTGCGACCAGCGCGGACTGTGCGCGCCGGTGTTCGCGCCGTTCCGGACGGCTCCGCCCCGCCGCACCTCGTAGCCCACACCACCTCGACCAGCACACGAACCCCCCGCAAGTCAAGAGACCGCAGGGAGTCCGATGTGCTGGTCGTCGTGTCAGATTCTCGTAACGCTCCGCAGATCAGGCGTCGAATATCAGAACGTCGATATCGTCGCCGCAGTAGAGGTTTATCGGCGACATTCCGGTGTACGCCTGAGCTCCCGTTGCCGGGTCGAAGGCTTCAATCGCCACCGTGCCCGTGCCGTTCGGACTGAAGTGAATGTAACCCTCGCGGTTCGGGCCGCCGGGGGCTTGGAGTCGACCGGTGGTGAAGATGACGCGCCCATTGACTACCGCATTCCAATCCGGATAGTCGCTTGGGGCA contains:
- a CDS encoding toll/interleukin-1 receptor domain-containing protein, which codes for MSRSDRWYDLFISYNHGADSTTAEALQTDLQRFARPWWALRSLRVFRDQTDMAAGVELDDTAQAALSRSDWFLLLASPESANSRWVRHEVQWWLRNRDPSRLLVAWTSGTINWVGRDFAPSSTALPRDLYGVFTRERVLVDLSTTPIVDGRPRFDRQRLAMILAPVRERPMASLLDDDRKRARQRVASFTAMAVAVVLAATATGFIWHNRRTTLAAERIATEAQRLSAAAQAQLPTRLDLAGLLAVEAYRLRPGDPRIQSTLFQVISASRSLRRFLPTGAEVSAVAGSADGSVAVAGLRDGRLLAWDAAGNRIGATDTGDRQISQVVVANDGKTVVAVAGRDVVVWHPQGASQQRIRGSSAVGAVGLSASQRRVAVAWVVSDTNTVLTINDAATGKEIRRGPINGFTLRRLRFVDDDTVRACGGFRRVVTYGGTNLSQIAAYTPEMLFPWVSRLGQESYSAGCEFHGFSINGSVTVTATAATKSAETAHADTGVADELATAVSSDGKLVAVPSADGIHVAGIGEQGAAPYGLTASSELLSGVPGASALEFYGGSRRLISAFGTTVVLWDLEQPGRLAQTTAGFSFSWNRRQSMSAPDVAVSDNGRFAAISGEDKDVLVGSRTTLVDLTTGRAVDSTTALARPDWVSSNGHLVLGVDTEYDPALWRPGGAVTTAGAWERPAGSAFPFGAMQADSSERSLTVLGPRGQIEERRVDGTRIRVWRNGSNESSSYDAAAVAADRSSVAQVVDGRIQWTALRSPLSTITLTGPEPDSLWFTAGGDLAASRRDGSLIIYSRRTGQAVRTLPVGPAQYTIAGGRALDRGGRWFARVTTSGGVEIVDADSGYLLGGFPLPMRGEPGKHSPASAQRTTVVSRPGTSELLTLSADGYLTRWNLARQSWSAIVCRVAGRQLTSAEWTTVTGHDVPAEGLACPQGR
- a CDS encoding YciI family protein; this encodes MEFLCYHRDRPGSGSLRDELLEEHWAYMDRYGARLIARGPILTGDGSVATGSLHIVDLPSAAAARAFAFAFEEPNYQAGVYRDVLVRRWRNGLGRSMWEFPGGATGDNRYLVLAFGAGRAVDLALPAPVDQLIAYGPMLSDDGVNWLGTAMLVRLPDQESARALLSPEHYAEIEVHDWQFGGRRQE
- a CDS encoding TIGR03619 family F420-dependent LLM class oxidoreductase is translated as MPLKLGLSLPQAIPYDLAKDVPAFAREAERIGYASLWVFERVLTPTDQSGAHGLYGFPDLPWPDLYQRTTDPFVTLAQAAAVTTRVALGTGVLVAPLHNPVQLAKSIASLDVASGGRLIAGLGSGWSIDEFDAVAPRPITERGAALDEFLDVAATVWAADPVSVEGTTFRLPPAYINPKPTGELPIFLGGISEPALRRIAKRGLGWLPTGLSPAQTTEMLSRLRDSAGAELPCITQVGYTSLAEVSSAERAPYAGSPAQLMEDLAELAAGGVEHVYLTLPYGFSDLKELIDAAEQVYGAAQEAGLLAD
- a CDS encoding DUF3455 domain-containing protein encodes the protein MALTPAGAAETVGFRSFELNQRRLRCVVRNMRTLSRKIAIAAAAAAIVTAGVSTSASPASAAEPPSLQPPNGLKILGQFVVGSGTQTYTCTAGKFSGSSVPEARLFDGANRKVHHFAGPSWQSESDGSLINAAPVASSPVPGSIPELLLEVKTHSGQGLFSTVTHIQRMNTFGGVAPTTACTDGQKISVPYNANYIFWGN